In one window of Pristiophorus japonicus isolate sPriJap1 chromosome 9, sPriJap1.hap1, whole genome shotgun sequence DNA:
- the LOC139273696 gene encoding zinc finger protein 664-like: protein MEKPWECGDYGKRFNYPSELEVHWRTHTGERTFTCSKCGKGFTRSSHLLKHQRVHTGARPFTCSDCGKGFTQSSSLLTHQRVHTGERPFTCSECGKGFTRSSHLLRHQQIHTGERPFTCSECGKGFTLSSSLLTHQ, encoded by the coding sequence atggagaaaccgtgggaatgtggggactatgggaagagattcaattacccatctgagctggaagttcattggcgaactcacactggggagagaacaTTCACCTGCtctaaatgtgggaagggattcactcgttcatcccacctgctgaaacaccagcgagttcacactggggcgaggccattcacctgctccgactgtgggaagggattcactcagtcatccagcctgctgacacaccagcgagttcacactggggagaggccattcacctgctctgagtgtgggaagggattcactcggtcatcccacctgctgaggcaccagcaaattcacactggggagaggccattcacctgctccgagtgtgggaagggattcactctgtcatctagcctgctgacacaccagtga